A window of Sander vitreus isolate 19-12246 chromosome 18, sanVit1, whole genome shotgun sequence contains these coding sequences:
- the LOC144533459 gene encoding uncharacterized protein LOC144533459 isoform X1 — MPFQRIFLPRNSKRKFHHQPRRPDIKSLRDHQLFPENTRRMARLELLLIFVLQFEGISGRDFFLYKRPGQEVVLSCTTESSSPPTCSNVIWLYNRNETKTLTEVSNGNVRQSSARAARLSVNTDCSLVINNITAEDGGQYTCRQGEDTSKDVTTYLSVLTISPYPPDADPKRDGQVTLECSLFRYGPPWLENSVRWVDETGAELLGDGDGYRVLQKTDCVSHLTVKRLSGHNRKYTCQLVDKQKNVKIKADYRPDFSVNHPLTTDPPPNQIYIIIGGVVGAVVVLLVIAAVLIIYRKRANVTEDVPKPTQHPDEPESNLTYVTVNHANQQASSYKKVKGEEVTYSAVKSQKTEADEDPCNLYSNIRKPK, encoded by the exons ATGCCATTTCAGAGGATATTTTTACCCAGAAACTCAAAGAGGAAGTTTCATCATCAGCCGCGCCGGCCGGACATAAAAAGTCTCAGAGATCATCAGCTGTTTCCAGAGAACACACGGAGAATGGCTCGACTGGAATTACTCCTCATTTTTGTGCTTCAGTTTGAAG GCATCAGTGGAAGAGATTTCTTTCTCTATAAGAGACCTGGACAAGAAGTCGTTCTGTCCTGTACCACTGAATCATCCTCCCCCCCAACATGCTCCAACGTTATATGGCTTTACAACAGAAATGAAACTAAGACTCTCACTGAGGTCAGCAATGGAAATGTGAGACAGAGCTCAGCCCGAGCTGCCAGGCTGAGTGTGAACACTGACTGCTCTTTGGTCATTAACAACATCACTGCTGAGGATGGTGGTCAATACACCTGTCGGCAGGGGGAGGACACTAGTAAAGATGTAACTACATATCTAAGTGTTCTGACAA tctctccaTATCCACCAGACGCTGATCCAAAGAGGGACGGTCAAGTCACATTAGAGTGCTCTCTGTTTAGATACGGCCCTCCTTGGCTAGAGAACAGCGTCCGCTGGGTGGATGAGACAGGAGCTGAGCTgcttggtgatggtgatgggtACCGTGTCCTCCAAAAGACGGACTGCGTCTCTCATCTGACTGTGAAGCGTCTGAGTGGCCACAACAGGAAGTACACCTGCCAGCTTGTTGATAAGCAGAAGAATGTAAAGATAAAGGCTGACTACCGACCTGACTTCAGTg TAAACCATCCTCTGACCACAGATCCTCCTCCTAATCAGATCTACATCATCATCGGGGGTGTGGTCGGGGCGGTGGTAGTGCTGCTCGTCATCGCCGCTGTTCTCATCATATACAGGAAGAGAGCCAACGTGACAGAGG ATGTTCCGAAACCAACTCAACACCCT GACGAGCCAGAGAGCAATCTGACCTATGTCACTGTAAACCATGCTAATCAGCAGGCCTCTTCTTACAAAAAG GTCAAAGGGGAGGAGGTGACGTATTCTGCAGTCAAAAGTCAGAAGACAGAAGCAGACGAGGATCCCTGCAATCTCTACAGCAATATcagaaaaccaaaataa
- the LOC144533459 gene encoding uncharacterized protein LOC144533459 isoform X3: MDAKRLLELILTFVLHFQGISGRDFFLYKRPGQEVVLSCTTESSSPPTCSNVIWLYNRNETKTLTEVSNGNVRQSSARAARLSVNTDCSLVINNITAEDGGQYTCRQGEDTSKDVTTYLSVLTISPYPPDADPKRDGQVTLECSLFRYGPPWLENSVRWVDETGAELLGDGDGYRVLQKTDCVSHLTVKRLSGHNRKYTCQLVDKQKNVKIKADYRPDFSVNHPLTTDPPPNQIYIIIGGVVGAVVVLLVIAAVLIIYRKRANVTEDVPKPTQHPDEPESNLTYVTVNHANQQASSYKKVKGEEVTYSAVKSQKTEADEDPCNLYSNIRKPK; this comes from the exons ATGGACGCCAAACGTCTACTGGAATTAATCCTTACTTTTGTGCTTCACTTTCAAG GCATCAGTGGAAGAGATTTCTTTCTCTATAAGAGACCTGGACAAGAAGTCGTTCTGTCCTGTACCACTGAATCATCCTCCCCCCCAACATGCTCCAACGTTATATGGCTTTACAACAGAAATGAAACTAAGACTCTCACTGAGGTCAGCAATGGAAATGTGAGACAGAGCTCAGCCCGAGCTGCCAGGCTGAGTGTGAACACTGACTGCTCTTTGGTCATTAACAACATCACTGCTGAGGATGGTGGTCAATACACCTGTCGGCAGGGGGAGGACACTAGTAAAGATGTAACTACATATCTAAGTGTTCTGACAA tctctccaTATCCACCAGACGCTGATCCAAAGAGGGACGGTCAAGTCACATTAGAGTGCTCTCTGTTTAGATACGGCCCTCCTTGGCTAGAGAACAGCGTCCGCTGGGTGGATGAGACAGGAGCTGAGCTgcttggtgatggtgatgggtACCGTGTCCTCCAAAAGACGGACTGCGTCTCTCATCTGACTGTGAAGCGTCTGAGTGGCCACAACAGGAAGTACACCTGCCAGCTTGTTGATAAGCAGAAGAATGTAAAGATAAAGGCTGACTACCGACCTGACTTCAGTg TAAACCATCCTCTGACCACAGATCCTCCTCCTAATCAGATCTACATCATCATCGGGGGTGTGGTCGGGGCGGTGGTAGTGCTGCTCGTCATCGCCGCTGTTCTCATCATATACAGGAAGAGAGCCAACGTGACAGAGG ATGTTCCGAAACCAACTCAACACCCT GACGAGCCAGAGAGCAATCTGACCTATGTCACTGTAAACCATGCTAATCAGCAGGCCTCTTCTTACAAAAAG GTCAAAGGGGAGGAGGTGACGTATTCTGCAGTCAAAAGTCAGAAGACAGAAGCAGACGAGGATCCCTGCAATCTCTACAGCAATATcagaaaaccaaaataa
- the LOC144533459 gene encoding uncharacterized protein LOC144533459 isoform X2, which translates to MPFQRIFLPRNSKRKFHHQPRRPDIKSLRDHQLFPENTRRMARLELLLIFVLQFEGISGRDFFLYKRPGQEVVLSCTTESSSPPTCSNVIWLYNRNETKTLTEVSNGNVRQSSARAARLSVNTDCSLVINNITAEDGGQYTCRQGEDTSKDVTTYLSVLTISPYPPDADPKRDGQVTLECSLFRYGPPWLENSVRWVDETGAELLGDGDGYRVLQKTDCVSHLTVKRLSGHNRKYTCQLVDKQKNVKIKADYRPDFSDPPPNQIYIIIGGVVGAVVVLLVIAAVLIIYRKRANVTEDVPKPTQHPDEPESNLTYVTVNHANQQASSYKKVKGEEVTYSAVKSQKTEADEDPCNLYSNIRKPK; encoded by the exons ATGCCATTTCAGAGGATATTTTTACCCAGAAACTCAAAGAGGAAGTTTCATCATCAGCCGCGCCGGCCGGACATAAAAAGTCTCAGAGATCATCAGCTGTTTCCAGAGAACACACGGAGAATGGCTCGACTGGAATTACTCCTCATTTTTGTGCTTCAGTTTGAAG GCATCAGTGGAAGAGATTTCTTTCTCTATAAGAGACCTGGACAAGAAGTCGTTCTGTCCTGTACCACTGAATCATCCTCCCCCCCAACATGCTCCAACGTTATATGGCTTTACAACAGAAATGAAACTAAGACTCTCACTGAGGTCAGCAATGGAAATGTGAGACAGAGCTCAGCCCGAGCTGCCAGGCTGAGTGTGAACACTGACTGCTCTTTGGTCATTAACAACATCACTGCTGAGGATGGTGGTCAATACACCTGTCGGCAGGGGGAGGACACTAGTAAAGATGTAACTACATATCTAAGTGTTCTGACAA tctctccaTATCCACCAGACGCTGATCCAAAGAGGGACGGTCAAGTCACATTAGAGTGCTCTCTGTTTAGATACGGCCCTCCTTGGCTAGAGAACAGCGTCCGCTGGGTGGATGAGACAGGAGCTGAGCTgcttggtgatggtgatgggtACCGTGTCCTCCAAAAGACGGACTGCGTCTCTCATCTGACTGTGAAGCGTCTGAGTGGCCACAACAGGAAGTACACCTGCCAGCTTGTTGATAAGCAGAAGAATGTAAAGATAAAGGCTGACTACCGACCTGACTTCAGTg ATCCTCCTCCTAATCAGATCTACATCATCATCGGGGGTGTGGTCGGGGCGGTGGTAGTGCTGCTCGTCATCGCCGCTGTTCTCATCATATACAGGAAGAGAGCCAACGTGACAGAGG ATGTTCCGAAACCAACTCAACACCCT GACGAGCCAGAGAGCAATCTGACCTATGTCACTGTAAACCATGCTAATCAGCAGGCCTCTTCTTACAAAAAG GTCAAAGGGGAGGAGGTGACGTATTCTGCAGTCAAAAGTCAGAAGACAGAAGCAGACGAGGATCCCTGCAATCTCTACAGCAATATcagaaaaccaaaataa
- the LOC144533459 gene encoding uncharacterized protein LOC144533459 isoform X4: MPFQRIFLPRNSKRKFHHQPRRPDIKSLRDHQLFPENTRRMARLELLLIFVLQFEGISGRDLFLYKRPGQEVVLSCTTESSSPPTCSNVTWLYNRDQTETLIEVSNGNVRQSSARAARLSVNTDCSLVINNITAEDGGQYTCRQGEENSKDVATYLSVLTISPYPPDADPKRDGQVTSECSLFRCDPPWQKTSIRWVDETGAELLGDGDGYRVLQKTDCVSRLTVKRPSGHNRKYTCQLVDKQKNVKIKADYRPDFIGEMTGPTGVSPLSYVMWTVRVAGLILMVVITVLVIRNKWNAKPLENDNNVNNGADVQYENVEARPAATRPQ, translated from the exons ATGCCATTTCAGAGGATATTTTTACCCAGAAACTCAAAGAGGAAGTTTCATCATCAGCCGCGCCGGCCGGACATAAAAAGTCTCAGAGATCATCAGCTGTTTCCAGAGAACACACGGAGAATGGCTCGACTGGAATTACTCCTCATTTTTGTGCTTCAGTTTGAAG GCATCAGTGGAAGAGATTTGTTTCTCTATAAGAGACCTGGACAAGAAGTCGTTCTGTCATGTACCACTGAATCATCCTCCCCCCCAACATGCTCCAACGTTACATGGCTTTACAACAGAGATCAAACTGAGACTCTCATTGAGGTCAGCAATGGAAATGTGAGACAGAGCTCAGCCCGAGCTGCCAGGCTGAGTGTGAACACTGACTGCTCTTTGGTCATTAACAACATCACTGCTGAGGATGGTGGTCAATACACCTGTCGGCAGGGGGAGGAAAATAGTAAAGATGTAGCTACATATCTAAGTGTTCTGACAA tctctccaTATCCACCAGACGCTGATCCAAAGAGGGACGGTCAAGTCACATCAGAGTGCTCTCTGTTTAGATGCGACCCTCCTTGGCAAAAGACCAGCATCCGCTGGGTGGATGAGACAGGAGCTGAGCTgcttggtgatggtgatgggtACCGTGTCCTCCAAAAGACGGACTGCGTCTCTCGTCTGACTGTGAAGCGTCCGAGTGGCCACAACAGGAAGTACACCTGCCAGCTTGTTGATAAGCAGAAGAATGTAAAGATAAAGGCTGACTACCGACCTGACTTCATAGGAGAGATGACAG GTCCCACAGGTGTGTCTCCTCTGAGCTACGTCATGTGGACTGTGCGTGTTGCCGGACTGATCCTCATGGTTGTCATCACCGTTCTTGTCATCAGAAACAAAT GGAACGCAAAACCACTTGAAAATGACAACAAT GTGAATAATGGCGCCGACGTCCAGTATGAAAACGTGGAAGCACGTCCTGCTGCTACTCGACCACAGTGA